The following are encoded in a window of Castanea sativa cultivar Marrone di Chiusa Pesio chromosome 9, ASM4071231v1 genomic DNA:
- the LOC142609427 gene encoding thaumatin-like protein 1, producing MMKTLALYGLTLAFFFLSGAHSARITFTNNCPYTVWPGTLTSDQKPQLSTTGFELASTASSAIDVQAPWKGRFWARTLCSTDSSGRFSCATAECSSGQVSCNGNGAVPPASLVEINIAADGGMDFYDVSLVDGFNLPVSVATQGGTGECKASSCPANVNAACPAELQVKGSDGSVIACKSACTAFNEPQYCCTGAYGTPETCPPTNYSQIFEQQCPQAYSYAYDDQNSTFTCSGAPNYVITFCP from the exons ATGATGAAAACTCTGGCACTCTACGGCCTCACCTTGGCCTTCTTTTTCCTATCTG GTGCTCACTCTGCTAGAATAACTTTCACAAACAACTGTCCATATACCGTTTGGCCAGGAACCTTAACTTCAGACCAAAAACCTCAATTATCAACTACCGGGTTTGAGTTAGCATCTACGGCATCCTCAGCAATAGATGTCCAAGCTCCATGGAAAGGCCGATTCTGGGCCCGTACCCTATGCTCCACAGATAGCTCCGGAAGGTTCAGTTGCGCTACTGCAGAATGTAGCTCTGGTCAAGTTTCATGCAATGGTAACGGTGCAGTTCCGCCAGCTTCTTTGGTAGAAATCAACATAGCCGCCGATGGTGGAATGGACTTCTATGATGTTAGCCTTGTAGATGGATTCAACTTGCCTGTTTCAGTAGCCACACAAGGCGGAACTGGCGAATGCAAGGCCTCAAGCTGTCCAGCCAACGTGAACGCGGCTTGCCCAGCAGAGCTGCAAGTGAAAGGGTCTGATGGGAGCGTTATTGCTTGCAAGAGTGCATGTACCGCTTTCAATGAACCACAATATTGTTGCACTGGCGCATATGGCACGCCTGAAACATGTCCACCCACAAACTACTCTCAGATCTTTGAGCAGCAATGTCCTCAAGCTTATAGCTATGCTTATGATGATCAGAACAGCACATTTACTTGCTCTGGTGCACCTAACTACGTTATCACTTTCTGTCCATAG
- the LOC142609461 gene encoding thaumatin-like protein 1, producing the protein MMKTLALYSLTLAFFFLSGAHSARITFTNNCPYTVWPGTLTSDQKPQLSTTGFELASTASSAIDVQAPWKGRFWARTLCSTDSSGRFSCATAECSSGQVSCNGNGAVPPASLVEINIAADGGMDFYDVSLVDGFNLPVSVATQGGTGECKASSCPANVNAACPAELQVKGSDGSVIACKSACTAFNQPQYCCTGANNTPATCPPTDYSRIFENQCPQAYSYAYDDQNSTFTCSGAPNYVITFCP; encoded by the exons ATGATGAAAACCCTGGCACTCTACAGCCTTACCTTGGCCTTCTTTTTCCTATCTG GTGCTCACTCTGCTAGAATAACTTTCACAAACAACTGTCCATATACCGTCTGGCCAGGAACCTTAACTTCGGATCAAAAACCTCAGTTATCAACTACTGGGTTTGAGTTAGCATCTACAGCGTCCTCAGCAATAGATGTCCAAGCTCCATGGAAAGGCCGATTCTGGGCCCGAACTCTATGCTCCACAGATAGCTCCGGAAGGTTCAGTTGTGCTACTGCAGAATGTAGCTCTGGTCAGGTTTCATGCAATGGTAACGGTGCAGTTCCGCCAGCTTCTTTGGTAGAAATCAACATAGCCGCCGATGGTGGAATGGACTTTTATGATGTTAGCCTTGTAGATGGATTCAACTTGCCTGTTTCAGTAGCCACACAAGGCGGAACTGGTGAATGCAAGGCCTCAAGCTGTCCGGCCAATGTGAATGCAGCTTGCCCAGCAGAGCTGCAAGTGAAAGGGTCTGATGGAAGTGTTATTGCTTGCAAGAGTGCTTGTACTGCTTTCAATCAGCCACAGTATTGTTGCACTGGCGCAAATAACACCCCAGCAACATGTCCACCCACAGACTATTCTCGGATCTTTGAGAACCAATGCCCTCAAGCTTATAGCTATGCTTATGATGACCAGAACAGCACATTTACTTGCTCTGGTGCACCCAACTATGTTATCACTTTCTGTCCATAA